A region of the Candidatus Methylomirabilis oxygeniifera genome:
TCCAACTAGTAGCACGATAAAAAGGAAAATCCAGTCGACAAGCAGGTTGGGGAGAAGATATAAGTGGGCAGTACTCACTGAGCCGACGACTCAGCACTAGTCTTGATTTTTCGATAGCATAGCCGAACGCCCGAGTCGGCATCCTTGATCCGCTCCAACTCCTTGAGTAACCTCACTGGAACCGACTGATCGATCGCGGTGCTCTCGCCATGCGCGAGAACGTTCGGCAACGGGGCATGAACAACCGGATCCTCGATCTGAAACTTGCCTCGGCGTCTTCCTTTTGCCGTCACTTCAACGTCGATCCACGGCTTCCATGGAGTCTTGGAGAGATTTGTGACGACTCCGATCAGATGGCCATCTATCATCTGGACTTCAGCCACGGAGAATTCAAGCGGCTCTCCAGGACACAGCCCCTCGCCGGAACGGCCCTTTGCTAGACGTTCGGGCGCAATCTCGATGATACCCCGTCGATCCAACTTAGCCAGATCGTCTCGTTTCAATCCGTAGACGTCGACTCCCCGCTCCTCAACAACCTTGGCATTCACAAAGCTGTCGTCACGATTAGTGATCAGATAATCCTCCAACGGCATGGTCGTACTCGACGGATGCAGCGCGGGGAGGCTTTTTACTCCGAAGATAGCGTAGACATCGTTAAGGCTCACCTCTCCGACATTCCCGTTGATTGTACTCCAAAAGATACGGCCCTTCGGTGTTCCCCGCGTACAGTCCTTGGCAATGTCTGAGTTACGTTCGTCGACTCCAATCGGCTGTTCGCCGGTCTCCGGACTATTTCCGCCACCCTGGCTGTTAGAAAGGGTGCAATCATCCGCGACAATGAAATGTCCGCCTTTGAGGTAGATCAGGTATTCGGCATTCGCGGCGGAACACAACCCAATGATGAGCAACACAGCGAGCGTTCCGATCTGGAAGGTTTTCATGGTATCGCTTCCTATGCCCTATACCCTACACCCTTGTTTTTCTGTGCTAGAGCCGAGACTCCTGGAGGACAGAGGGCGTAAGAAAAATCAGAAGCTCCACGCGCTCATCCGGTCCGATCGCGCGGCGCTTGAAAAGCCAACCGAGAATCGGGATATCGCCAAGAACCGGTACCTGATCTGAAATAATCGTCTCGCTGGATTGAAGCAGACCGCCGATCACGACAGTGGAGCCGTTCTGAACCATGATGTTGGTGGTGGCCTTGCGCGTGTTGATGGGGAAGACAAATCCTCCGCTAAAGTTCACCTGCTGTCCTGGGAAGGAACGCTCCGCCTCAACCTTCATCGCGACCCGACCGTCTGGTGTGATGTGGGGCTTCACCTTCAGTTTGATAAATGCATCCTGGAACTGAACAACCGTTCTCCCTGAGGCGTCGATGGTGGTATACGGGACCTGTGTCCCCTGCTTGATCTCCGCTTCTTCATTGTCCTGAGTTGCCACCCTGGGTGACGATAGCGTTCTAATCTTTCCCTGGTTCTCTGCCACCGAAAGCTGGGCTCCCACAAGGAATCGGTTAGCAAGGCTGCCGATAGTCATGCCGATCGCAAGGTGGGGCGACGTTGCTGGGAGGTTTAGGGCGAGCGGCACTGACCCGAACGGGATCCCTCCACCGGTCGTCGTGGGAAGCCCAGAATTTGTCGGGAATTGCAATGAGTTGGTAGTTCCACCGAAAACCGTCGCCCCTGTGCCACTCCCCGATTTCGTTGGAATCCCCGTCCCTCCCCACTGGATTCCGAGGCTCTGAGAAAATTTACGTGTGGCTTCGACAATCCTTG
Encoded here:
- a CDS encoding protein of unknown function (Evidence 5 : No homology to any previously reported sequences), whose translation is MPTRAFGYAIEKSRLVLSRRLSEYCPLISSPQPACRLDFPFYRATSWSTIRPVKDPSCVSC
- a CDS encoding exported protein of unknown function (Evidence 5 : No homology to any previously reported sequences), which encodes MKTFQIGTLAVLLIIGLCSAANAEYLIYLKGGHFIVADDCTLSNSQGGGNSPETGEQPIGVDERNSDIAKDCTRGTPKGRIFWSTINGNVGEVSLNDVYAIFGVKSLPALHPSSTTMPLEDYLITNRDDSFVNAKVVEERGVDVYGLKRDDLAKLDRRGIIEIAPERLAKGRSGEGLCPGEPLEFSVAEVQMIDGHLIGVVTNLSKTPWKPWIDVEVTAKGRRRGKFQIEDPVVHAPLPNVLAHGESTAIDQSVPVRLLKELERIKDADSGVRLCYRKIKTSAESSAQ